Proteins from one Prevotella sp. E2-28 genomic window:
- a CDS encoding RidA family protein, translating into MKVISTKKAPAAIGPYSQAIQVGNLVYTSGQIPIDPTTGAFVEGGIKEQTRQSLTNVKAILEEAGLSMGNVVKTTVFMADMNDFAEMNAVYAEFFAEPYPARSAVAVKTLPKGALVEIEVVAAAD; encoded by the coding sequence ATGAAAGTAATTAGCACAAAGAAGGCACCTGCTGCCATTGGGCCTTACAGTCAGGCCATTCAAGTTGGAAACCTAGTTTATACCTCTGGACAGATTCCCATTGACCCTACAACGGGTGCATTCGTAGAGGGTGGTATCAAAGAGCAGACCCGTCAGTCCCTTACAAACGTGAAAGCCATACTGGAAGAGGCTGGACTGAGCATGGGTAATGTAGTGAAGACTACCGTATTTATGGCTGATATGAATGACTTTGCTGAGATGAACGCCGTTTATGCCGAATTCTTTGCAGAGCCATATCCCGCTCGTTCTGCTGTTGCAGTAAAGACTTTACCAAAGGGCGCATTAGTAGAAATCGAAGTGGTTGCTGCTGCTGATTGA
- a CDS encoding TolC family protein, whose amino-acid sequence MSSHKFFCALAVSMMVGASCCVPTYAQHKMSLQSLFDLADHQNQRIKVSEAALKAAEEGVVSAKSALLPSVEFSVQGSYTGNAFLMSRGFSTSGTTEYIVPGLGPQQVQNGKQPTPHWGNSFTAQASQVIYAGGAIRSGIEMARLGRQLAELDVEKNRQEVRFLLTGYYLDLCKLQNQLQVIEKNMELTEKVIEQMKARRAQGTVLKNDLTRYELQLQSLLLAKTQVGDAQKIVRHQLSTAIHLPEGEDFEVDTQSVEEESRILKTLTSEELWQQSATENNIDIRQASLAAEISEQKVRNTRAASRPSVAVVAENNLFGPFTSDLIPKDANVNVWFVGIGVKYNLSSLWKNKHAIRKAKHENSQAHERVQLAREGIENGVQANYTNLLTSSVEVRTQEKQVELADQNYTVVKNRYDNDLALLTDMLDASNMKLSADMALVNARINMLYNYFKLKYITNTL is encoded by the coding sequence ATGAGTAGTCACAAGTTTTTTTGTGCTCTGGCTGTCTCGATGATGGTCGGAGCAAGTTGCTGTGTACCTACGTATGCACAGCACAAGATGAGTCTTCAGTCGCTTTTTGACCTGGCTGACCATCAGAATCAGCGCATCAAGGTCAGCGAAGCGGCATTGAAGGCTGCAGAAGAAGGGGTGGTATCGGCAAAATCAGCCTTGTTGCCAAGTGTTGAATTCAGCGTGCAAGGCTCTTACACGGGCAATGCTTTCCTGATGTCGCGAGGCTTTTCTACCAGTGGCACCACGGAGTATATCGTTCCCGGATTGGGACCTCAGCAGGTGCAGAATGGCAAACAGCCCACACCACATTGGGGCAACAGCTTCACCGCTCAGGCCAGTCAGGTCATCTATGCTGGTGGTGCCATTCGCTCAGGCATTGAAATGGCAAGGCTGGGGCGTCAGTTGGCCGAACTTGATGTAGAGAAGAATCGCCAGGAGGTGCGTTTCTTGCTGACTGGATATTACCTTGATCTCTGCAAACTGCAAAACCAGCTACAGGTGATAGAGAAAAACATGGAGCTGACTGAGAAAGTTATCGAACAGATGAAGGCGCGCAGAGCGCAGGGAACGGTATTGAAGAACGACCTGACACGATACGAGCTGCAACTGCAGAGCCTTCTGCTTGCAAAGACACAAGTTGGCGATGCACAGAAGATCGTCCGCCATCAGCTCAGCACAGCTATCCACCTGCCAGAGGGAGAGGATTTTGAGGTGGATACGCAGTCGGTCGAAGAGGAGAGTAGGATACTCAAGACACTGACCTCCGAAGAGTTGTGGCAACAGTCAGCAACGGAAAACAATATCGATATTCGTCAGGCTTCGCTTGCCGCAGAAATATCGGAACAGAAAGTCAGGAACACGCGTGCCGCATCGCGACCCTCGGTAGCTGTGGTGGCAGAAAACAATCTGTTCGGTCCATTCACCTCCGATCTGATTCCAAAAGATGCCAACGTCAACGTGTGGTTTGTAGGCATTGGCGTGAAATACAATCTGTCAAGTCTCTGGAAAAACAAACATGCTATCCGTAAGGCGAAGCATGAAAATTCCCAAGCACATGAACGAGTGCAGTTGGCACGCGAAGGCATAGAGAATGGTGTACAGGCAAACTACACCAACCTGCTGACCAGCTCGGTAGAGGTTCGTACACAGGAGAAACAGGTGGAACTGGCCGATCAGAACTATACGGTGGTGAAGAACCGTTACGACAACGACCTTGCTCTGCTCACCGATATGCTTGATGCCTCGAACATGAAGCTCTCTGCCGATATGGCGCTGGTAAATGCGCGCATCAACATGCTTTACAACTATTTCAAACTTAAATATATAACAAATACCCTTTAA
- a CDS encoding HlyD family secretion protein, with protein sequence MDKNKISTYSYNAIVILCIVCGAVYAASQFMHFGGGEVTDNARVCQNIVPQNCRVQGFIREVRFGEFQEVKKGDTLVVIEDAEFRLRLAQAEADLTRAERGSQGTASSIHTTKTSISVTEAGIEAARVQMENAQREDARFQKLLEQDAVTQQQYDNVHTGYLSAKAGYEQALRSRNTQTAVVAEQGHHLSASEAAIELSRAQVEIARLNLSYCYIIATCDGVVGSKDIHVGQLVNPGQTMVSIVDKHEKWVEANFQESQMPNIKVGNKVRFTADAVPDVEYTGVVERISDATGSAFSLIPIDNATGNFVKVEQRVTVRVRIDACDELQKLHGGYNVVCKVEE encoded by the coding sequence ATGGATAAGAATAAAATTTCGACCTACAGTTATAATGCTATCGTGATACTCTGTATCGTATGTGGCGCCGTTTATGCTGCCAGTCAGTTTATGCATTTCGGTGGAGGCGAAGTCACGGATAATGCCCGTGTGTGCCAGAATATCGTACCCCAGAACTGCCGCGTGCAGGGCTTCATACGTGAGGTGCGCTTCGGTGAATTTCAGGAGGTGAAGAAAGGCGATACGCTTGTTGTCATTGAAGATGCTGAGTTTCGTCTTCGTCTGGCGCAGGCAGAAGCCGACCTTACACGTGCCGAGCGTGGTTCGCAGGGTACAGCAAGCAGCATCCATACCACCAAGACCAGTATCAGCGTGACCGAAGCTGGCATTGAAGCCGCTCGTGTGCAGATGGAGAATGCACAGAGAGAGGATGCCCGTTTTCAGAAACTGCTGGAGCAAGATGCCGTCACACAACAGCAGTATGACAATGTCCACACAGGTTATCTGAGTGCTAAGGCCGGATATGAGCAGGCACTCCGTTCGCGCAACACGCAGACAGCCGTTGTGGCAGAGCAGGGACATCATCTCTCAGCATCAGAAGCTGCCATAGAACTGTCACGAGCACAGGTGGAGATTGCCCGGTTGAACCTGTCGTATTGCTACATCATAGCTACTTGCGATGGTGTGGTGGGCAGCAAGGATATTCATGTGGGGCAGTTGGTTAACCCCGGTCAGACCATGGTCAGCATCGTCGATAAGCATGAGAAATGGGTGGAGGCCAACTTTCAGGAGTCGCAGATGCCGAATATCAAGGTGGGCAATAAGGTGCGTTTTACTGCCGATGCTGTTCCCGATGTGGAATATACAGGTGTGGTTGAGCGTATCAGCGATGCTACAGGTAGTGCGTTCTCGTTGATTCCTATCGACAATGCCACAGGCAATTTCGTCAAGGTGGAGCAGCGCGTGACGGTGCGTGTGAGAATTGATGCGTGCGATGAACTGCAGAAGTTGCATGGAGGTTATAACGTTGTTTGTAAGGTGGAAGAATAA
- a CDS encoding thioesterase family protein, whose translation MAEESNNEFHNVVPLQIRFNDVDKFGHVNNTIYFQFYDSGKTDYVSTVCKGFDWDRYAIFVVKIEVEFFAQIKGTDRIAVRTRTAKLGNKSFHLEQEIFDTDTQEVKSRCLSILVLYDLEQKLSMPFPDEWRKAISDYDGVINIEAK comes from the coding sequence ATGGCAGAAGAAAGTAATAACGAGTTTCACAATGTGGTGCCGCTGCAGATACGTTTCAACGACGTTGACAAGTTCGGGCACGTGAACAATACCATATATTTTCAGTTCTACGACTCTGGTAAGACTGACTATGTCTCCACCGTATGCAAAGGTTTTGACTGGGATCGCTATGCTATCTTCGTGGTGAAGATAGAAGTGGAGTTCTTTGCCCAGATAAAAGGCACTGACCGTATTGCCGTCCGCACCCGTACTGCCAAACTCGGCAACAAGAGTTTCCATTTGGAACAGGAAATCTTTGACACTGACACGCAGGAGGTGAAGAGCCGCTGCCTGTCGATATTGGTGCTATATGACTTGGAACAGAAGCTGTCCATGCCGTTTCCCGACGAATGGCGCAAGGCCATCAGCGACTATGACGGAGTGATTAACATCGAAGCGAAATAG
- the dinB gene encoding DNA polymerase IV, with the protein MKVIHVDMDQFFAAVEQRDQPELCGKPIAVGHDAERGVVSTASYEARRFGVHSAQSIQVAKRLCPQLIIVEPHFQKYKEVSARLHKIFHDYTDLIEPISLDEAFLDVTENKKGIELGVDIAREIKQRIRETTGLTASAGVSYCKFLAKIASDWRKPDGLTVIHPDRALDFIAQLKIEKIWGVGQKTAEKMHRMGIFTGLDLRNMSLSRLTQEFGKMGQVFYDFSRGIDNRPVISEWERKSVSCEQTFESDISENAAVTIHLYHTVLELVRRIEKNDFEGRTLTLKVKFIDFQQITRSITVDHILRTKDEILPLAKQLMQQVEFHSHPIRLLGLGVANQKNTIPQDEPQWVELNLEFEPWPEK; encoded by the coding sequence ATGAAGGTCATCCATGTGGACATGGATCAGTTTTTCGCAGCTGTAGAGCAGCGTGACCAGCCGGAGCTTTGTGGCAAGCCGATAGCGGTAGGACACGATGCGGAGCGGGGTGTGGTGTCAACGGCCAGTTACGAGGCACGGCGGTTTGGCGTGCATTCTGCACAGTCCATTCAGGTTGCCAAGCGGCTGTGTCCGCAACTCATCATCGTGGAGCCGCATTTCCAAAAGTATAAGGAGGTGTCGGCACGGTTGCACAAGATATTCCACGACTATACCGACCTGATAGAGCCTATATCCCTCGACGAAGCCTTTCTTGATGTGACGGAGAATAAGAAGGGAATTGAGTTGGGCGTGGATATTGCGCGAGAAATCAAGCAGCGCATCCGTGAGACGACGGGACTGACGGCATCGGCAGGCGTGAGCTACTGCAAGTTCCTGGCAAAGATTGCTTCCGATTGGCGAAAACCCGACGGACTGACGGTGATTCACCCAGACAGGGCTTTGGACTTCATCGCACAACTGAAGATAGAGAAGATTTGGGGTGTAGGTCAGAAGACCGCTGAGAAAATGCACCGAATGGGAATCTTCACGGGACTTGACCTGAGAAACATGTCACTGAGCCGACTGACGCAGGAGTTCGGCAAGATGGGGCAAGTGTTCTATGATTTCTCGCGAGGCATCGATAATAGGCCTGTTATCAGTGAGTGGGAGCGGAAGAGTGTCAGTTGTGAGCAGACCTTTGAATCGGACATCAGCGAGAATGCTGCCGTCACAATTCATCTGTATCACACGGTGCTCGAACTGGTCAGGCGCATAGAGAAGAACGATTTCGAAGGTCGGACGTTGACATTGAAAGTAAAATTCATAGACTTCCAGCAAATCACCCGCAGCATCACCGTTGACCATATTCTCCGCACCAAAGATGAGATCCTGCCGTTGGCGAAACAACTGATGCAGCAAGTGGAATTCCACTCACACCCCATCCGACTGTTAGGATTGGGCGTAGCCAATCAAAAGAACACAATACCTCAGGATGAGCCTCAATGGGTCGAGTTGAATCTTGAGTTTGAGCCATGGCCAGAGAAATAA
- a CDS encoding alpha/beta fold hydrolase → MKYNKIQVEDCNVFYREAGSSEKPTILLLHGFPSSSHMFRELMPELADDNHLIAPDFPAFGQTESPSREEFTYSFDHLARIVDKFTEAVGLTKFAMYVFDYGAPIGYRLAMWHPERITAIISQNGNMYEEGLGKKWEARKAYWKNPTDELRQQFASAYALETIIGQYTFGTPEGSVGPDGYSLDYYYVCQPGRAEMQNDLILDYRSNVALYPEFQKYLRSYQPPLLAVWGENDPSFIPEGAKAFKRDVPNAEIHFVPSGHFALESHHTEIAKLMIDFLHQVL, encoded by the coding sequence ATGAAATACAACAAAATCCAAGTTGAAGACTGCAACGTCTTTTATCGTGAGGCTGGCTCATCAGAGAAACCCACCATTCTCCTGCTGCACGGTTTCCCCAGCAGCAGTCACATGTTTCGCGAACTGATGCCAGAACTGGCTGATGATAATCACCTGATAGCGCCCGACTTTCCTGCCTTCGGACAGACGGAGTCACCAAGCCGTGAGGAGTTTACTTATTCCTTTGACCATCTGGCTCGCATCGTAGATAAGTTTACCGAGGCTGTCGGACTGACGAAGTTTGCCATGTATGTCTTTGACTACGGCGCACCAATCGGCTATCGTCTGGCCATGTGGCACCCTGAGCGCATCACTGCAATCATCTCCCAGAATGGCAACATGTACGAAGAAGGACTTGGAAAGAAATGGGAAGCCCGCAAGGCGTATTGGAAGAACCCTACAGACGAACTTCGCCAACAGTTTGCATCGGCCTATGCCCTCGAAACCATCATCGGACAATACACCTTCGGAACCCCTGAAGGCTCAGTAGGTCCCGACGGCTATTCACTCGATTACTATTATGTCTGCCAGCCAGGCCGCGCCGAGATGCAGAATGACCTCATACTCGACTATCGCTCGAACGTTGCCCTCTACCCTGAGTTTCAGAAATACCTCCGTTCCTATCAGCCCCCATTGCTGGCTGTCTGGGGAGAGAACGACCCTTCGTTCATCCCTGAAGGTGCCAAAGCCTTCAAGCGCGACGTGCCTAATGCCGAAATCCATTTCGTACCCAGCGGACATTTCGCACTTGAAAGCCATCACACGGAGATTGCCAAACTGATGATTGATTTCCTTCATCAAGTACTATAA
- a CDS encoding DapH/DapD/GlmU-related protein, with the protein MTIQEFREYMASGKPVVGGGEVHMMFHQLSQEALKITAEINGKYHTPEQLHDLLEQLWGREVPKTVGMFPPFHTDCGKNTVVGERVFINMGCKFQDQGGITIDEGALIGHNVVLATINHDLDPANRQSMSYAPIHIGKNVWIGANATVLAGVTIGDGAVVAAGAVVTKDVEPNTIVGGVPAKIIKKIEIKDR; encoded by the coding sequence ATGACAATACAAGAATTTCGTGAATATATGGCATCGGGCAAGCCCGTCGTGGGAGGCGGTGAGGTGCACATGATGTTCCATCAGCTGTCGCAGGAGGCACTGAAGATAACAGCAGAGATTAACGGCAAGTATCATACTCCAGAGCAGCTGCACGATTTGCTGGAACAGCTATGGGGGCGTGAAGTACCCAAGACGGTAGGCATGTTTCCTCCGTTCCATACTGATTGCGGAAAGAATACTGTCGTTGGTGAGCGGGTCTTCATCAACATGGGTTGTAAGTTCCAAGACCAAGGTGGCATCACCATCGACGAGGGTGCACTCATAGGTCACAACGTCGTGCTGGCAACCATCAATCACGACCTTGACCCAGCCAACCGTCAAAGCATGAGCTATGCACCAATTCACATCGGCAAAAACGTATGGATTGGAGCCAATGCCACCGTTCTTGCTGGAGTAACCATCGGCGATGGAGCCGTAGTAGCTGCTGGTGCAGTAGTGACAAAGGACGTTGAACCTAATACCATTGTTGGTGGCGTTCCAGCCAAGATAATAAAAAAGATAGAGATAAAAGACAGATAA
- a CDS encoding multidrug efflux SMR transporter: MYWIILIVAGLCEVGFTYCLGRAKEVAGTEWWTWISAFAVLYVLSAVFLAKATQTIPLGTAYPVWTGIGAVGAVLVGIFIFREPATFWRLFFLTTLIASIIGLKALS; the protein is encoded by the coding sequence ATGTATTGGATTATATTGATTGTTGCAGGACTGTGTGAAGTGGGTTTCACATATTGTCTCGGGCGGGCAAAGGAAGTCGCTGGCACGGAGTGGTGGACTTGGATTTCTGCCTTTGCCGTTCTATACGTACTCAGTGCCGTATTCCTTGCGAAAGCTACTCAGACTATTCCATTAGGTACCGCCTACCCCGTATGGACTGGAATAGGTGCCGTGGGCGCAGTACTCGTTGGAATATTCATATTTCGTGAACCGGCAACCTTTTGGAGGTTATTCTTCCTGACAACACTCATCGCGTCTATTATCGGATTAAAAGCATTATCATGA